The following proteins are co-located in the Pirellulales bacterium genome:
- a CDS encoding S9 family peptidase codes for MKSQWLAAFCLVLVAATRGAAQETIDPRRPAAIRTTGVPVVPAELFERLRQYQNVRSAGFQGWSPDGNGMLIATRFGNSAQLHRVYEPGGRREQVTFFDEPVSGRFIPKSPSGELLLSMSAGGDENYQIYYLNRQSGRATMLTDGKSRNELGPVRHDGDRMIVHSNRRNGRDTDIYLASTREPDEHELLMETSGEYWVATDFSPEGDRLAMIHYVSINESYPALYHIATRKLEKLKIPGEGKVSFGALAFTPDGKSVYTTSDARSEYQELARVDLATGQYTWLTSDTRWDVSDVEVDDRNGLVAYAFNENGASKLFLLEGDKSRPIELPLGVIANLEFSADGERLGFTLARPDAPADAYSVDVKSSKLTRWTFSEVGGLDPAGFATPEMIRFPSFDGREIPAYFYRPKPRDGRDKAPVVINIHGGPEAQSRPIFSGPTQYLVNELGFAVIYPNVRGSAGYGKTYLQLDNAEHREDSVKDIGALLDWIQRQPELDSTRVAVTGGSYGGYMVLSSLVNFGERIKAGVDIVGIANFITFLERTSPYRQDLRRAEYGDERKPEMRAYFEKINPTNRVSEIRSALLVAHGINDPRVPFFEAEQIAEKVRAAGRDVWTLYADNEGHGFGKKDNRDYLTAVEVLFLEAHLGTP; via the coding sequence ATGAAGTCGCAATGGTTGGCAGCGTTTTGCTTGGTTTTAGTGGCCGCCACGCGCGGCGCTGCGCAAGAGACGATCGATCCGCGCCGGCCCGCCGCCATCCGGACCACTGGCGTGCCCGTCGTGCCGGCGGAATTGTTCGAGCGGTTGCGGCAATATCAAAACGTGCGCAGCGCGGGCTTTCAGGGGTGGTCGCCCGACGGCAATGGCATGTTGATCGCCACGCGGTTCGGCAACAGCGCTCAGTTGCACCGGGTGTACGAACCGGGCGGTCGCCGCGAACAGGTGACCTTTTTCGACGAGCCGGTGAGTGGCCGTTTCATCCCCAAGTCGCCGAGCGGTGAACTGCTCTTGTCGATGAGCGCCGGCGGCGACGAGAACTATCAGATCTATTATCTCAATCGCCAGTCGGGACGCGCGACCATGCTCACCGACGGCAAGTCGCGTAACGAACTGGGGCCGGTGCGCCACGACGGCGACCGCATGATCGTGCATAGCAATCGCCGCAATGGCCGCGACACCGATATTTACCTGGCGAGCACGCGCGAGCCGGACGAACACGAACTGTTGATGGAGACCAGTGGCGAGTACTGGGTGGCCACTGACTTTTCTCCCGAGGGTGACCGGCTGGCGATGATCCACTACGTGTCGATCAACGAGTCGTATCCCGCGCTGTACCACATCGCGACCAGAAAACTCGAAAAGTTAAAAATCCCTGGTGAAGGCAAGGTGTCGTTTGGCGCCTTGGCATTCACCCCCGACGGCAAATCGGTCTACACGACCAGCGACGCCCGCAGCGAGTATCAGGAGTTGGCGCGCGTCGATCTGGCGACTGGCCAATACACCTGGTTGACTAGCGACACGCGCTGGGACGTGAGCGATGTGGAGGTGGATGATCGCAATGGACTGGTCGCCTACGCGTTCAACGAAAATGGCGCAAGCAAGCTGTTCTTACTGGAGGGAGACAAATCGCGACCGATCGAGTTGCCGCTGGGGGTGATCGCCAATCTGGAGTTTTCAGCAGACGGTGAGAGACTCGGATTTACGCTCGCGCGGCCCGACGCGCCGGCCGACGCGTACTCGGTGGACGTGAAAAGCAGCAAGCTGACGCGCTGGACCTTTAGCGAGGTGGGGGGCCTCGATCCCGCTGGCTTCGCGACGCCCGAGATGATTCGCTTTCCCAGCTTCGACGGGCGCGAAATTCCGGCATATTTCTACCGGCCCAAACCGCGCGACGGCCGCGACAAGGCGCCGGTGGTGATCAACATTCACGGCGGTCCCGAGGCGCAGTCGCGCCCCATCTTTTCCGGCCCGACGCAATATCTAGTCAATGAACTGGGCTTTGCCGTCATCTATCCCAACGTGCGCGGCTCGGCCGGTTACGGCAAAACCTACCTGCAACTCGACAACGCCGAACATCGCGAAGACAGCGTCAAAGACATTGGCGCCTTGCTCGATTGGATTCAGCGGCAGCCGGAACTCGATTCGACGCGCGTGGCGGTCACCGGCGGCTCGTACGGCGGTTACATGGTGTTGTCGTCGCTTGTGAATTTTGGCGAGCGCATCAAAGCCGGGGTCGACATTGTGGGCATCGCCAACTTCATCACCTTCCTGGAGCGGACCAGCCCCTACCGGCAAGACTTGCGGCGCGCCGAATATGGCGACGAGCGCAAGCCAGAAATGCGGGCGTATTTTGAAAAGATCAATCCCACCAACCGCGTCAGCGAGATACGATCGGCGCTGTTGGTGGCGCACGGCATCAATGATCCGCGGGTTCCGTTCTTCGAGGCGGAGCAAATCGCGGAGAAAGTCCGCGCCGCGGGCCGCGACGTGTGGACGCTCTACGCCGACAACGAAGGTCACGGCTTCGGCAAGAAAGACAACCGCGACTATCTGACGGCGGTCGAAGTGCTGTTCTTGGAAGCTCACCTGGGGACACCGTAG